One region of Mycteria americana isolate JAX WOST 10 ecotype Jacksonville Zoo and Gardens chromosome 17, USCA_MyAme_1.0, whole genome shotgun sequence genomic DNA includes:
- the SETX gene encoding putative helicase senataxin isoform X3 translates to MIEKGKLILLPSHLYDSANYKNYWLGICMLLTVLEEQAMDSLLLGPHKQNDFMQSILHTMEKEAADDSTDPFWPALHCFMVILDQLGSKVWGQLIDPVQAFQTIINSVSYNNEIKNIRSSFKRTKSEPESDYGDDMVTCSQIVYNYNTEKPQKDTGWKTAICPDYCPNMYEDMQTLANVLQSDIGRDMRVHHSTFLWFLPFVQSLMDLKDLGVAYIVEVIHYLCSEIKDTLHERIQQCDKISEFFLLILVSIIELHRNKRCLHLLWISSQEWVEAVVRCAKLPAIAFTRCTEKTSGHCVRGSSAISLQASNSVQHACVQLIRSLLKEGCQIGQHALCKQYLDKLNLLLRGNLSLGWQLNIQETQELQTCLKHVIRSIKDRALNTPVPVGNNANSTTLPTVSIKQEKSAHGDGCKMSVRGRDDHCSPLAVTSKEGGDEDCQENPFSRRKSAWEEECSDASKSSRSWTSTEGLMMNKKELNNLTTQEYVCPQNSSATKVCGKAQENRNNGLVAGKCDTGNQCFNPNAQHSDFRRGGELENKCEAGPVTPMHLAAQTRIGSPEHVYSSDVKESSMSPSSSSKFKVDVHRLANLKNKVQKTEWLSKVLQPAKPRDLKNCSSATSASKAEVEQLKFCTGYLCTSKDCHKHQGANTVCENEISVDTLSSRTCESTREKSVNSAFQSRLVPTKQVSKETPLVCSSSSKNEPGMQENEGGGIVLSGISDALLKEASTEEKSSSLLKSVFKKDTDMQTSDQQQPNLNDLVKYDCKGQISKTFCMDKTSANGHVPSSSENKRDISNPASQIRPLSMKCESSDRLFEFSKYFKRENNSVRKKEEDFVKMVSEDNALTDSQVDRELSKLSLAAYAKSVNFSFDSSQESSVHHNVCDIKRKVKGAVRSSSDGQSTSSPCDADCLDNKVIIISDSSDEDDDVADKEETKKMNENVSPEMQPSTSSCLSDSDIKIESKKPSSPLSLEDCESQYFEFETEDDVFSVWQDTQAYSTEATPEYKQDHVSTSVDGNSGGLLSDHTNDWGYDVDYVSDDTMEEEATLMEKQVGNSSHQKEADNTKEVTSSTLQESISKGNAKDQLENFADKGTVAKDFTLDSKLTEPRASTSNISLASKLALKKNNTSPRKNIAKSKVARTIQRSPKKPPVLKIAQNKKLLQSTSKNSQAGRSMPAVVPPRKVRQYPAPASTVEKLGLKKAPRKACDLSQRSLESLAQLRSYGKAAGRVAVAPKQKIKVIAPQNLSIKHNKKLLACQDLQFLRQTRPKKSVRMKNRAGNSESRIKKGGKVDAKSMKQKPKSFDLASVERPVENRREKKGEETVCPSASERKFESCSVEEETCVSKMPSSSDSNRKSEDNSMVVPPVPMDSSLSSAALVGDDKDEPSGKGCVVQPESEKTTSKESGSKPNEHSEDDDDLFLTQLDPVDMELCSEEGSVQDTTIASKNPEEMDTAESLQQNESSSIVKCKYKDCMEKVEKLGEYCSKHSATSSEADHLFAKPSLLPPSKIRKPSTTKIFSSPSSSRNAAFSKDLEDVKKLPPASKSKVNAAKPVAVRLPNVAVPVGNQTCKSPSFSNVPQPPISNNVLQSQNRQNNNVSNISRRPGREASYSSFLGAQQHDHSIFVNEVLKWTYEMFANSSQFGPPRNLLQSVVASVPVRFQGYNDYFNTFFPLMMLNAFETLAQDWIENQRVREKSYYFYLQNFYADLNTADFIAHFRESDLARQLHPKEDDLIFLVVQKKKDTFREESEMENHTVNHVGLVTRFSRASGYLTRQKEQHTVCHLSVQTRGNLSFFINKQVKCVVVGSLVTTHRTFKGLLLLSRSPLAKPIINPSYNDFCPRDLPIASESAASDMNEYNEGQKRAIETAYAMVKQHPGLPKICLIHGPPGTGKSKTIVGLLSRVLRENTRNEKATQKTNSRIKPNRFLVCAPSNAAVDELMKKIIVAFKEKCQNRQEPLGNCGDIKLVRLGAEKAINSEVRGFSLDKQVEHRMKRKPADCDLDIQKKKEALDRQLDMLSRQRAMHRCEKREVSQMLDDEIGRLSKERQQLASQLKEVRGHSQKVQADIILESDIICCTLSTSGGGLLDSVFWRQGLDPFSCVIVDEAGQACEVETLIPLIHRCNKLVLVGDPRQLPPTVKSVKAQEYGYDQSLMARLHRHLEEQVQKNILRSLPVVQLTVQYRMHPDICLFPSNYVYGRTLKTDKATEENRCSSEWPFQPYLIFDVGDGREERDNDSFSNPQEVKLVMELIRTIKEKRKDLGLRRIGIITPYSAQKKKIQEQLDRAFKNNSPGEVDTVDAFQGREKDCIIVTCVRANSTKGSIGFLASLQRLNVTITRARFSLFILGRLKTLMENKDWNELIQDAQKRGAIIKTSEKSYRKDAVKILKLKPTIQPPTIPGIKASPLQAASSSSRSGELANPGEASSPRELAAGAGRAVPQGSRGPQQPQGPQPADFRRGSASAPMEAAALPDREKPRDPRLASMASRTETKGKQQASKDSSRSAQSNPGSTSQQGLHVSSAARDQIYRTETCKKPQETMRQRDVPSTSPYTAWHEGYWRASVSKSSSKACSEGGQSSSSKRNEEYRVLMRRTSEETPENTESSNAKRRKTSR, encoded by the exons aataaaaaatatacgCAGTAGCTTTAAGAG gaCAAAATCTGAGCCGGAGTCAGACTACGGTGATGACATGGTTACTTGCAGTCAGATTGTGTATAATTATAACACAGAAAAGCCTcaaaag gatACTGGATGGAAGACTGCCATTTGTCCGGACTACTGCCCCAACATGTATGAAGATATGCAAACACTGGCTAATGTGCTTCAGTCAGATATTGGCAGAGATATGCGTGTCCATCACAGCACATTTCTGTGGTTCCTCCCTTTTGTTCAGTCACTTATGGATCTCAAGGACTTGGGCGTAGCATATATAGTAGAAGTCATTCACTATCTCTGCTCGGAAATCAAAGATACTCTCCATGAAAGAATCCAGCAGTGTGACAAAATCTCTGAATTTTTTCTCCTGATCCTGGTGTCCATTATTGaactacacagaaataaaaggtgCCTGCATTTGCTATGGATTAGCTCCCAAGAATGGGTGGAAGCAGTGGTGAGATGTGCCAAGCTTCCAGCTATAGCATTTACCCGGTGCACTGAAAAAACATCTGGACACTGTGTGAGAGGTTCATCAGCAATATCTTTACAAGCTTCTAACTCTGTGCAGCACGCCTGTGTGCAGCTGATACGCAGCCTTCTTAAAGAAGGTTGTCAAATTGGGCAGCATGCTCTTTGCAAGCAATACCTAGACAAACTCAATCTTCTTCTGCGAGGAAACCTATCTTTAGGTTGGCAGCTGAACATCCAGGAAACCCAGGAATTACAAACGTGTTTAAAGCATGTTATAAGAAGTATAAAGGACAGAGCATTGAATACCCCTGTGCCTGTAGGAAACAATGCAAACTCTACAACTTTGCCTACCGTTTCTATAAAGCAAGAGAAGAGCGCACATGGTGATGGATGCAAAATGAGTGTACGTGGCAGAGATGACCATTGTTCACCACTTGCTGTCACATCGAAGGAAGGCGGAGATGAAGATTGTCAAGAGAACCCTTTCTCTAGAAGAAAGAGTGCCTGGGAAGAGGAATGTAGTGATGCATCTAAAAGTTCAAGATCTTGGACGTCCACAGAAGGCCTCATGATGAATAAAAAGGAACTTAATAACTTGACAACTCAGGAGTATGTCTGCCCACAGAACTCTTCAGCAACAAAAGTATGTGGGAAAGCTCAGGAAAACAGGAACAATGGTCTCGTGGCAGGGAAATGCGATACGGGTAATCAGTGCTTTAATCCAAATGCCCAGCATTCAGATTTCAGAAGAGGTGGAGAGTTGGAAAACAAATGTGAAGCAGGACCCGTAACACCAATGCATCTGGCTGCTCAAACTCGTATTGGTTCTCCAGAACATGTTTACAGCTCAGATGTAAAGGAAAGCAGTATGTCTCCCAGTTCCTCTTCAAAGTTTAAAGTAGATGTGCATAGACTTGCAAATTTGAAAAACAAGGTACAGAAAACGGAATGGCTCTCAAAAGTATTGCAGCCAGCGAAGCCACGCGACTTGAAAAACTGCAGTTCAGCAACAAGTGCTTCAAAAGCAGAGGTAGAGCAACTAAAGTTTTGCACTGGCTATCTGTGTACAAGCAAAGATTGTCATAAACATCAGGGAGCGAATACTGTGTgtgaaaatgaaatctctgtTGATACTCTGTCTTCAAGGACTTGTGAAAGTACACGGGAGAAAAGTGTCAACAGTGCTTTTCAATCCAGACTGGTCCCCACTAAACAGGTATCAAAAGAAACACCACTAGTTTGCTCTAGCTCCTCTAAAAATGAACCTGGTATGCAGGAAAATGAAGGTGGTGGTATTGTGCTTTCAGGGATTAGTGATGCCTTACTGAAAGAAGCATCCACTGAAGAAAAATCGAGTTCATTGTTGAAGTCTGTGTTTAAGAAGGACACTGACATGCAAACTTCAGACCAGCAACAGCCTAATCTAAATGACTTGGTTAAATATGACTGTAAAGGTcaaatttcaaagacattttgtaTGGATAAAACTTCAGCAAATGGTCATGTTCCATCTAGCTCTGAAAACAAGAGGGATATATCCAACCCTGCTTCTCAGATCAGGCCACTGTCAATGAAGTGTGAATCAAGTGACAGGTTGTTCgaattttcaaagtatttcaagagagaaaacaattcagtgaggaagaaagaggaggatttTGTGAAGATGGTTTCTGAAGATAATGCTTTAACAGACTCCCAGGTTGATAGAGAACTCAGTAAATTATCTTTAGCTGCATATGCCAAAAGTGTCAATTTTTCCTTTGATTCAAGCCAAGAAAGCTCAGTACATCATAATGTATGTGATATTAAAAGGAAAGTGAAAGGTGCTGTAAGATCTTCCAGTGATGGCCAAAGTACCAGCTCTCCCTGTGATGCAGATTGCCTTGACAATAAAGTCATTATAATTTCAGACTCTtctgatgaagatgatgatgtggCTGacaaggaggaaacaaaaaaaatgaatgaaaatgtgtCCCCTGAAATGCAGCCTTCAACTTCCAGCTGTCTTTCTGATAGTGATATCAAAATAGAATCAAAGAAGCCAAGCTCTCCCTTGTCACTGGAAGACTGTGAGTCTCAGTACTTTGAATTTGAAACAGAAGATGATGTCTTTTCGGTTTGGCAAGATACTCAAGCGTATAGTACGGAAGCAACTCCAGAGTATAAACAAGATCATGTTTCAACATCGGTTGATGGTAATTCAGGTGGCTTACTGAGTGATCACACAAATGACTGGGGTTATGATGTGGATTACGTAAGTGATGATACCATGGAAGAAGAAGCAACCTTGATGGAAAAGCAGGTAGGAAATAGTTCTCATCAGAAAGAAGCTGATAATACAAAAGAAGTAACTAGTTCAACACTGCAAGAATCTATTAGTAAGGGAAATGCAAAAGATCAACTGGAGAATTTTGCAGACAAAGGTACTGTTGCTAAAGACTTCACCCTGGACTCAAAATTGACTGAACCCAGAGCATCTACATCTAACATCTCATTAGCTTCAAAATTGGCCCTTAAGAAAAATAATACGAGCCCACGGAAGAATATAGCAAAATCTAAGGTAGCAAGAACTATTCAAAGAAGTCCTAAAAAACCTCCTGTTCTTAAAatagcacaaaataaaaagctaCTTCAAAGTACATCAAAAAATTCTCAAGCTGGCAGGTCGATGCCTGCTGTGGTTCCTCCAAGGAAAGTTCGGCAGTATCCTGCACCAGCATCAACTGTAGAAAAACTAGGTCTGAAGAAGGCGCCCCGCAAAGCATGTGACTTATCCCAGCGCTCTTTAGAGAGTCTAGCACAATTGCGCAGCTATGGTAAAGCTGCTGGGAGAGTTGCAGTTGCACCGAAACAGAAGATTAAAGTAATTGCTCCTCAGAATTTGTctataaaacataataaaaaattgCTAGCCTGCCAAGACCTTCAGTTTTTAAGGCAGACAAGGCCCAAGAAAAGTGTCAGGATGAAAAATCGTGCAGGAAATTCTGAGAGTAGAATCAAAAAAGGTGGCAAAGTGGATGCAAAATCTATGAAACAAAAGCCTAAAAGTTTTGACCTGGCATCTGTTGAAAGACCTGTTGAAAAccgaagagagaaaaaaggggaggagaCTGTTTGTCCTTCTGCCAGCGAGAGAAAATTTGAAAGCTGCTCTGTGGAGGAGGAGACGTGCGTCTCTAAAATGCCTAGTTCTTCAGACTCAAACAGAAAATCAGAGGATAACAGTATGGTGGTTCCTCCTGTACCTATGGATTCAAGTCTCTCTTCTGCTGCACTTGTTGGAGATGATAAAGACGAACCTTCAGGAAAAGGTTGCGTTGTCCAGCCTGAGAGTGAGAAGACAACTTCAAAAGAAAGTGGGTCTAAACCAAATGAACAcagtgaagatgatgatgatcTATTTTTAACTCAGTTAGATCCTGTGGATATGGAATTATGTTCTGAGGAGGGCAGTGTTCAAGATACTACTATAGCTAGTAAAAACCCAGAGGAAATGGATACTGCCGAGAGCCTTCAGCAGAATGAATCCTCGAGTATTGTGAAATGTAAGTACAAAGACTGTatggaaaaagtggaaaaactAGGAGAGTACTGTAGTAAGCATTCAGCCACCAGCTCAGAAGCAGATCACTTGTTTGCCAAACCTTCTCTCCTGCCACCTTCTAAAATAAGAAAGCCTTCCACTACCAAAATTTTCAGCTCACCAAGTTCTTCACGGAATGCAGCCTTCAGCAAAGATCTTGAAGATGTTAAAAAGCTACCGCCAGCTTCAAAAAGCAAAGTGAATGCAGCAAAACCGGTGGCAGTCAGGCTACCAAACGTGGCTGTGCCAGTAGGAAATCAAACATGCAAGTCTCCAAGTTTCAGTAATGTACCTCAACCCCCTATTTCTAATAACGTTCTCCAGTCGCAAAACAGACAGAACAACAATGTGTCAAATATTTCCAGAAGGCCTGGCCGAGAAGCatcttattcttcctttcttggtGCTCAGCAACATGATCATagtatttttgttaatgaagTCCTGAAGTGGACTTACGAAATGTTCGCAAACTCCAGCCAGTTTGGACCTCCACGTAATCTCTTGCAGTCTGTGGTAGCCTCTGTTCCTGTCCGATTTCAGGGATACAATgactattttaatacatttttccccttGATGATGCTGAATGCCTTTGAAACA CTGGCACAAGACTGGATAGAAAACCAGAGAGTAAGAGAGAAGAGTTACTACTTCTACTTACAGAACTTCTATGCTGACTTGAATACAGCAGATTTTATAG CTCATTTTCGAGAAAGTGATTTGGCAAGGCAGCTTCATCCAAAGGAGGATGACTTAATCTTTTTGGTGgtccaaaagaaaaaagacacctttaGGGAAGAAAGTGAGATGGAGAACCATACAGTGAATCACGTTGGTCTTGTGACACGATTTTCTCGTGCGTCTGGCTATTTAACTA GACAAAAGGAACAGCATACAGTCTGTCATCTTTCTGTGCAAACTCGAGGCAATTTGTCATTCTTCATAAATAAGCAAGTGAAGTGCGTGGTGGTTGGCTCCCTGGTGACCACACACCGAACATTCAAAGGTTTACTACTATTGAGCAGGAGTCCCCTGGCTAAACCCATCATAAATCCAAGTTACAATGACTTCTGTCCCAGAGATTTGCCCATAGCTTCAGAAAGTGCT GCATCAGATATGAACGAATACAATGAAGGTCAAAAGAGAGCTATTGAGACAGCTTATGCCATGGTAAAACAACATCCAGGGCTTCCCAAGATCTGCCTCATCCACGGACCACCTGGAACAGGGAAATCAAAAACTATTGTTGGACTTCTGTCTCGTGTTTTGAGAGAA AACACTAGGAATGAGAAAGCAACTCAAAAAACAAATTCCAGGATCAAGCCAAACCGTTTTCTGGTTTGTGCGCCATCAAATGCTGCTGTTGATGAACTCATGAAAAAGATCATCGTTGCATTTAAGGAAAAATGCCAAAACAGACAGGAGCCTTTGG GAAATTGTGGTGATATCAAATTGGTGCGACTTGGTGCTGAAAAGGCAATCAACAGTGAAGTCCGGGGATTTAGCTTGGATAAGCAAGTTGAACATAGAATGA AACGAAAGCCAGCTGACTGTGACCTggatattcagaagaaaaaagaagctctGGATCGACAGCTGGACATGCTGTCTCGTCAGCGTGCCATGCACAGATGTGAGAAGAGGGAGGTA AGTCAAATGTTAGATGATGAAATTGGCAGACTTTCCAAGGAGAGACAGCAGCTTGCTTCTCAGCTAAAGGAG GTTCGGGGGCACTCTCAGAAGGTACAGGCAGATATCATCTTGGAGTCCGACATCATCTGCTGCACACTGAGCACAAGCGGAGGTGGTCTGCTGGATTCTGTTTTTTGGCGGCAAGGACTTGATCCTTTCAGCTGTGTCATTGTGGATGAG GCAGGGCAGGCCTGTGAGGTCGAAACACTGATTCCACTGATCCATCGCTGTAATAAACTTGTCCTTGTTGGAGATCCCAGACAGCTCCCTCCTACTGTAAAATCAGTA AAAGCTCAGGAATATGGCTACGATCAGTCCTTGATGGCACGCCTGCACAGACACCTGGAGGAGCAAGTGCAGAAGAACATTTTACGAAGCTTGCCAGTTGTGCAGCTGACTGTGCAGTACAGGATGCACCCTGACATCTGCCTCTTCCCATCCAATTACGTTTATGGCAGGACTCTAAAGACTGACAA AGCAACAGAAGAGAACAGATGTTCTTCAGAGTGGCCATTCCAGCCCTACCTTATTTTTGATGTAGGAGATGGTCGTGAGGAGCGAGACAATGA CTCTTTTAGTAATCCTCAGGAGGTGAAGCTGGTGATGGAATTAATTagaacaattaaagaaaaaaggaaggatcTGGGTCTTCGTCGCATTGGAATAATTACCCCATACAgtgcacagaagaagaaaattcaagaaCAACTGGACAGAGCGTTTAAGAATAACAG CCCGGGAGAAGTGGACACAGTGGATGCATTCCAGGGACGAGAGAAAGACTGCATCATAGTGACGTGTGTCCGGGCAAACAGCACTAAAGGGTCAATTGG GTTTCTGGCAAGTCTTCAGCGTCTGAATGTTACAATTACCCGAGCCAGATTCAGCCTCTTCATCCTCGGAAGACTGAAAACACTCATG gaaaataaagactgGAATGAGTTGATTCAGGATGCTCAGAAAAGAGGTGCCATTATCAAGACATCAGAAAAAAGCTACAGGAAAGATGCTGTTAAGATTTTGAAGCTCAAGCCAACAATACAGCCCCCAACCATACCAGGGATAAAGGCATCTCCTCTGCAGGCTGCTTCTTCCAGTAGCAGGAGTGGTGAGCTTGCAAATCCAGGGGAGGCCAGCAGCCCACGGGAACTCGCTGCTGGTGCTGGCCGTGCAGTGCCACAAGGAAGCAGAGGGCCCCAGCAGCCACAGGGGCCTCAGCCTGCAGACTTCAGGAGAGGCAGTGCCTCCGCACCCATGGAGGCAGCAGCGCTTCCTGATCGAGAGAAACCGCGCGATCCAAGGCTGGCAAGTATGGCTAGTAGAACTGAAACAAAAGGGAAGCAGCAGGCCTCAAAAGATAGCAGTCGGTCAGCCCAGAGCAATCCAGGATCAACGTCACAGCAAGGCCTCCATGTGTCTTCAGCTGCCAGGGATCAGATTTACAGAACAGAAACTTGTAAGAAGCCCCAGGAAACAATGAGACAACGCGACGTGCCTTCCACGTCGCCTTATACAGCTTGGCACGAGGGTTACTGGAGAGCTTCTGTGTCGAAAAGCAGTTCAAAAGCCTGCAGTGAAGGAGGTCAAAGTAGCAGCAGTAAGCGGAACGAAGAGTATCGTGTTTTAATGAGGAGAACATCAGAGGAAACACCAGAGAACACAGAATCAAGCAATGCCAAGCGAAGAAAGACCTCTCGCTGA